From a single Micromonospora pallida genomic region:
- a CDS encoding tetratricopeptide repeat protein, translating into MLSLAKPVAETVARHLVATGQLIDEDPAEALAHALAARRLASRISAVREAVGLAAYHAGEWQSAIAELRTYHRMSGSQSHLAVLADCERALGRPERAIDLFRGADRESLDPAVAIELLIVAAGARGDLGQKDAAVAMLQVRELTGEPAQPWTARLRYAYADALLAADRREEAREWFARSAEVDPDAETDAAERLLELDGVVLEGDDEIDEASTDEESAGADEPDAARATGDATPVAGDAESIRDVVADRAAETLPDDEPAGPGELAGTAELDGIGEPDGTDERTGDTAASVDADGRPAVAEGGAAGTESDGSSGADRR; encoded by the coding sequence TTGCTCTCCCTCGCCAAGCCGGTGGCGGAGACCGTCGCCCGGCACCTCGTGGCGACCGGTCAGCTGATCGACGAGGACCCGGCCGAGGCGCTCGCGCACGCGCTGGCGGCCCGTCGACTGGCCTCCCGCATCTCCGCCGTAAGGGAAGCGGTCGGGCTGGCGGCGTACCACGCCGGGGAATGGCAGTCGGCCATCGCCGAGCTGCGGACGTACCACCGGATGAGCGGGTCGCAGAGCCACCTGGCGGTGCTCGCCGACTGCGAGCGGGCGCTGGGGCGTCCGGAACGGGCTATCGACCTGTTCCGGGGCGCCGACCGGGAGTCGCTCGACCCCGCCGTGGCGATCGAGCTGCTCATCGTGGCGGCCGGCGCCCGGGGGGACCTTGGGCAGAAGGACGCCGCGGTGGCCATGTTGCAGGTCCGCGAGCTGACCGGCGAGCCGGCCCAGCCGTGGACCGCGCGCCTGCGGTACGCCTACGCCGACGCGTTGCTGGCGGCCGACCGGCGCGAGGAAGCCCGGGAGTGGTTCGCCCGGTCCGCCGAAGTGGACCCCGACGCCGAGACCGACGCCGCCGAGCGCCTGCTGGAGCTGGACGGCGTGGTGCTCGAGGGCGACGACGAGATCGACGAGGCGTCCACCGACGAGGAGTCGGCCGGTGCGGACGAGCCGGACGCGGCCCGGGCAACCGGTGACGCCACGCCGGTCGCCGGGGATGCCGAGTCGATCCGGGACGTCGTGGCCGACCGTGCGGCCGAAACTCTGCCGGACGACGAGCCCGCCGGCCCTGGTGAACTCGCCGGCACGGCCGAGCTCGACGGCATCGGTGAGCCCGACGGGACCGACGAGCGTACCGGGGACACGGCCGCGTCGGTGGACGCTGACGGCCGTCCGGCGGTCGCAGAGGGCGGGGCTGCCGGAACGGAGTCCGACGGGTCGTCGGGAGCGGACCGACGGTGA
- the tyrS gene encoding tyrosine--tRNA ligase — protein sequence MTDSSLPSPSRDSLTDDLRWRGIIQDSTDPDELRALLDGGAATYYVGFDPTAPSLHVGHLMQVVTARRLQLAGHRPLLLVGGATGQIGDPKESAERTLNPPEVVSGWVRRIHDQLAPFVSYTGENAARLVNNLDWTGEMSVVEFLRDVGKHFPVNRMLAREVVKARLETGISFTEFSYQLLQANDFFELHRRHGCQLQFGGSDQWGNIAAGVDYVRRRGAGPVQAFTTPLVTKSDGTKFGKTEGGAIWLDPAMTSPYAFYQFWVNVDDRDVDRYLRYFSFRSREEIEALEKATAERPAAREAQRALAAELTTLVHGETETAQAVAASQALFGRGSLDELAEGTLHAALTEAGLVQLTELPDVAGLLRESGLVTSMKEARRVIAEGGAYVNNDRVTETDAVVDPESLLHGRYLVLRRGKRSFAGVELRK from the coding sequence GTGACCGATAGCAGCCTCCCGTCGCCCAGCCGGGACTCACTGACCGACGACCTGCGGTGGCGGGGCATCATCCAGGACTCCACCGACCCCGACGAGCTGCGTGCTCTGCTCGACGGCGGGGCCGCCACGTACTACGTCGGCTTTGACCCGACCGCGCCGAGCCTGCACGTCGGCCACCTGATGCAGGTCGTCACCGCCCGTCGACTACAGCTCGCCGGCCACCGACCGCTGCTGCTGGTCGGTGGCGCCACCGGGCAGATCGGCGACCCGAAGGAGAGCGCCGAGCGGACGCTCAACCCGCCCGAGGTGGTGTCCGGCTGGGTGCGCCGCATCCACGACCAGCTCGCGCCGTTCGTCTCGTACACCGGGGAGAACGCGGCCCGCCTGGTCAACAACCTGGACTGGACCGGCGAGATGTCGGTGGTCGAGTTCCTCCGCGACGTCGGCAAGCACTTCCCGGTCAACCGGATGCTGGCCCGGGAGGTGGTCAAGGCCCGGCTGGAGACCGGCATCAGCTTCACCGAGTTCAGCTACCAGCTCCTCCAGGCCAACGACTTCTTCGAGCTGCACCGCCGGCACGGCTGCCAGTTGCAGTTCGGCGGCTCCGACCAGTGGGGCAACATCGCCGCCGGCGTGGACTACGTCCGCCGCCGGGGCGCCGGGCCGGTGCAGGCCTTCACTACGCCGCTGGTGACCAAGTCCGACGGGACGAAGTTCGGCAAGACCGAGGGCGGGGCGATCTGGCTCGACCCCGCCATGACCAGCCCGTACGCCTTCTACCAGTTCTGGGTCAACGTCGACGACCGGGACGTCGACCGCTACCTGCGCTACTTCAGCTTCCGCTCCCGGGAGGAGATCGAGGCGCTGGAGAAGGCGACGGCCGAGCGTCCGGCGGCCCGCGAGGCCCAGCGGGCACTGGCGGCGGAGCTGACCACGCTGGTGCACGGTGAGACCGAGACCGCCCAGGCGGTCGCCGCGAGCCAGGCGCTCTTCGGCCGTGGCTCACTGGACGAGTTGGCCGAGGGCACCCTGCACGCCGCGCTCACCGAGGCCGGTCTGGTCCAGCTCACCGAGCTGCCGGACGTCGCCGGGCTGCTCCGCGAGTCCGGGCTGGTCACGAGCATGAAGGAGGCCCGCCGGGTGATCGCCGAGGGTGGGGCGTACGTGAACAACGACCGGGTCACCGAGACCGACGCCGTCGTGGACCCGGAGTCCCTGCTGCATGGCCGGTACCTGGTGCTGCGCCGGGGTAAGCGCTCGTTCGCTGGCGTTGAGCTGCGTAAATAG
- a CDS encoding PaaI family thioesterase produces MSAGFVGLLGLKFDETSGDRVVIRWRVRPELHQPHGIQHGGVYCAVVETAASVGGSLWLGDRGKVVGVSNQTDFLRAVRDGELTAVGTPLHRGRSQQLWQVEITDDAGRLVARGQVRLQNLTGA; encoded by the coding sequence ATGAGCGCCGGGTTCGTCGGCCTGCTCGGGCTGAAGTTCGACGAGACGAGCGGTGACCGGGTGGTGATCCGCTGGCGGGTCCGACCGGAGCTGCACCAGCCGCACGGCATCCAGCACGGCGGGGTGTACTGCGCGGTGGTGGAGACGGCGGCGAGCGTCGGGGGTTCGCTGTGGCTGGGCGACCGGGGGAAGGTGGTCGGGGTGTCCAACCAGACCGACTTCCTGCGCGCCGTACGGGACGGCGAGCTGACCGCGGTGGGTACCCCGCTGCACCGGGGTCGCAGTCAGCAGCTCTGGCAGGTGGAGATCACCGACGACGCCGGACGGCTGGTGGCGCGGGGGCAGGTCCGGTTGCAGAACCTCACCGGAGCCTGA
- a CDS encoding hemolysin family protein, whose protein sequence is MQSYWSQLALVGVLVVLNAVFSGSEMALVSLRESQVQRLERSSRSGRVLAKLARDPNRFLATIQIGITLAGFLASAAAAVSLAQPVVPLLGFLGGAAETAAIVLVTLALTFVTLVFGELAPKRVAMQRAERWALLVARPLDLVASFSRPAVWALGATSDLVVRLFGVDPEPQRDEISPDELRDIVAGHHGFTKEQQTIIAGAVEIADRRLRAVLVPRLQVFCLDSGTTAEAARLVLAASGHSRAPVVRHGGLDDAIGVIHLRDLVGVPDDRPVDECVRPPMLLPDSLPVVDALRQFKAERQHIALVVNERGAIEGIVTLEDILEEIVGEIYDETDRDVRAVRPEPDGSVLLPGTFPVHDLVDVGVELPGRPDGDYTTVAGLMLACLGRIPTETGEQVEVDGWRLEVADIDHHAITRVRLRPGERPDRPADADQTLDPVEH, encoded by the coding sequence GTGCAGAGCTACTGGAGCCAACTGGCCCTGGTCGGTGTCCTGGTCGTGCTGAACGCGGTCTTCTCCGGCAGCGAGATGGCCCTGGTCTCGCTGCGGGAGAGTCAGGTGCAGCGTCTGGAGCGGAGCAGCCGCTCCGGCCGGGTGCTGGCCAAGCTCGCCCGGGATCCGAACCGCTTCCTGGCCACCATCCAGATCGGCATCACCCTGGCCGGGTTCCTCGCCTCCGCGGCGGCGGCCGTCTCGTTGGCCCAGCCGGTGGTGCCGCTGCTCGGGTTCCTCGGCGGCGCCGCCGAGACGGCGGCGATCGTGCTGGTCACCCTGGCACTGACCTTCGTCACCCTGGTCTTCGGCGAGCTGGCCCCGAAGCGGGTGGCGATGCAACGGGCGGAACGCTGGGCGCTGCTGGTCGCCCGCCCGCTGGACCTCGTCGCCAGCTTCTCCCGTCCGGCCGTCTGGGCGCTCGGTGCCACCAGCGACCTGGTCGTCCGCCTGTTCGGCGTCGACCCGGAACCGCAGCGCGACGAGATCAGTCCGGACGAGCTGCGCGACATCGTCGCCGGCCACCACGGCTTCACCAAGGAGCAGCAGACCATCATCGCCGGCGCGGTGGAGATCGCCGACCGCCGGCTGCGCGCGGTGCTCGTCCCCCGGTTGCAGGTCTTCTGCCTGGACAGCGGCACCACCGCGGAGGCCGCCCGGCTGGTGCTGGCCGCCTCCGGGCACTCCCGGGCACCGGTGGTCCGGCACGGCGGCCTGGACGACGCGATCGGCGTGATCCACCTGCGTGACCTGGTGGGCGTCCCCGACGACCGGCCGGTCGACGAGTGTGTCCGCCCGCCGATGCTGCTGCCGGACTCGCTGCCCGTGGTGGACGCGCTGCGCCAGTTCAAGGCCGAACGGCAGCACATCGCGCTGGTCGTGAACGAGCGGGGCGCGATCGAGGGGATCGTCACCCTGGAGGACATCCTGGAGGAGATCGTCGGCGAGATCTACGACGAGACCGACCGGGACGTGCGCGCCGTACGCCCCGAACCGGACGGCAGCGTGCTGCTGCCCGGCACCTTCCCGGTGCACGACCTGGTGGACGTTGGGGTCGAGCTGCCCGGCCGGCCCGACGGGGACTACACCACGGTCGCCGGGCTGATGTTGGCCTGCCTCGGCCGCATTCCGACCGAGACCGGGGAACAGGTGGAGGTCGACGGCTGGCGGCTGGAGGTGGCCGACATCGACCACCACGCCATCACCCGGGTACGGCTGCGCCCCGGCGAGCGACCGGACCGGCCCGCCGACGCCGACCAGACCCTGGACCCCGTCGAGCACTGA
- a CDS encoding universal stress protein yields the protein MDRPVVVGVDGSPPSLVAAEHAAWAAALRSRPLHLVHGYLHPLGYGVPVNPYDVGMPEPSGEARKMLDQTAADLRGRWPDLAVEVRQVAGGPGATLVEESRRAELVVVGSRGMGGFAGLLLGSVSAQVAGQAHCPVLVVRPADRRVPATGPVVVGVDGSELSELAVGHAAEEAARRRVPLVLAHVAAPDGGPPGPEEAAGAGAEVDRLLAGAAETVRRRHPGLTVTARLLRADEPAPALVEAGADAALLVVGSRGRGGLAGLLLGSVSQAVVQHAGCPVLVAHPHGHVG from the coding sequence ATGGACCGACCCGTGGTGGTGGGCGTTGACGGATCGCCGCCGAGCCTGGTCGCCGCCGAGCACGCCGCGTGGGCCGCCGCGCTACGGTCCCGTCCGCTGCACCTGGTGCACGGCTACCTGCACCCGCTCGGCTACGGCGTGCCGGTCAACCCGTACGACGTGGGCATGCCGGAACCCAGCGGGGAAGCCCGGAAGATGCTCGACCAGACCGCTGCCGACCTGCGCGGACGCTGGCCGGACCTGGCCGTCGAGGTCCGCCAGGTCGCGGGCGGGCCGGGTGCCACGCTGGTCGAGGAGTCCCGGCGCGCCGAGCTGGTGGTGGTCGGCAGCCGGGGCATGGGCGGGTTCGCCGGGCTGCTGCTCGGCTCGGTCAGCGCCCAGGTCGCCGGGCAGGCGCACTGCCCGGTGCTGGTGGTGCGTCCCGCCGACCGGCGGGTGCCGGCTACCGGGCCGGTGGTGGTCGGGGTGGACGGCTCGGAGCTGTCCGAGCTGGCCGTCGGACACGCCGCCGAGGAGGCTGCCCGTCGACGCGTCCCCCTGGTGCTGGCCCACGTCGCCGCCCCCGACGGCGGGCCGCCGGGGCCCGAGGAGGCGGCCGGGGCCGGGGCGGAGGTTGATCGGCTGCTCGCCGGAGCGGCCGAGACGGTTCGGCGCCGGCATCCGGGGCTGACCGTCACCGCGCGGCTCCTCCGGGCGGACGAGCCCGCGCCGGCACTGGTCGAGGCGGGCGCGGACGCGGCGTTGCTGGTGGTCGGCAGCCGGGGTCGGGGTGGCCTCGCCGGGCTGCTGCTCGGCTCGGTCAGCCAGGCGGTGGTGCAGCACGCGGGTTGCCCGGTGTTGGTGGCCCATCCGCACGGCCACGTCGGCTGA
- a CDS encoding DNA-3-methyladenine glycosylase translates to MSADLLAVLARPAPLVAPALIGWTLTHHSPDGSVTVELTETEAYAGQADPASHAWRGPTARNAVMFGPAGRLYVYLSHGLHYCANVVTGPEGAASAVLLRAGRVVGGVDLAQRRRGERVALRSLARGPGNLGQALALTRQHNGADLLDGGSLVLAPPTRPPAAVSSGPRVGVSRASEWRWRYWLTGDPTVSAYRRGRVVGDDPVDPLDVGW, encoded by the coding sequence TTGTCCGCTGACCTGCTCGCCGTCCTGGCGCGACCCGCTCCCCTGGTCGCTCCCGCACTGATCGGCTGGACACTGACCCATCACTCACCCGACGGGTCGGTGACCGTCGAGCTGACGGAGACCGAGGCGTACGCGGGCCAGGCCGATCCCGCCTCGCACGCCTGGCGTGGTCCGACGGCGCGCAACGCGGTGATGTTCGGTCCGGCTGGTCGGCTCTACGTCTACCTGTCGCACGGGTTGCACTACTGCGCCAACGTGGTGACCGGTCCTGAGGGGGCGGCGTCGGCGGTGCTGCTCAGGGCCGGTCGTGTGGTCGGTGGGGTCGATCTGGCGCAGCGTCGCCGAGGCGAGCGGGTGGCGCTGCGCTCGCTGGCCCGGGGACCCGGCAACCTTGGCCAGGCGTTGGCGCTGACGCGCCAGCACAACGGCGCGGACCTGCTCGACGGCGGGTCGCTCGTCCTGGCGCCGCCGACCCGCCCGCCGGCGGCTGTCTCGTCGGGTCCGAGGGTGGGTGTCAGTCGGGCGAGTGAGTGGCGTTGGCGGTACTGGCTGACCGGTGATCCGACGGTGTCCGCGTACCGCCGTGGCCGGGTGGTCGGCGACGACCCGGTCGACCCGCTCGACGTGGGTTGGTGA
- a CDS encoding ArsR/SmtB family transcription factor translates to MHAFDVLGDPVRRRILELLADGERPAGEVGAVVQAEFGISQPAVSQHLRVLRENGFATVRNQGTRRLYAVDPTPLAEVDRWLARYRRFWDQRLDALGTELARGRRDRRSAPPAPAGGTDAPGGGADGPAGADDRP, encoded by the coding sequence GTGCACGCGTTCGACGTCCTGGGGGACCCGGTCCGCCGGCGGATCCTGGAGCTGCTCGCCGACGGCGAACGCCCGGCGGGCGAGGTCGGCGCGGTCGTCCAGGCCGAGTTCGGCATCTCCCAGCCGGCGGTCTCCCAACACCTGCGGGTGTTACGGGAGAACGGGTTCGCCACCGTCCGCAACCAGGGCACCCGCCGGCTGTACGCGGTCGATCCAACCCCACTGGCCGAGGTCGACCGCTGGCTAGCCCGCTACCGGCGGTTCTGGGACCAGCGGCTGGACGCCCTCGGCACCGAGCTGGCCCGGGGCCGGCGGGACCGCAGGTCGGCCCCGCCCGCCCCGGCCGGCGGGACCGATGCTCCGGGGGGCGGGGCCGACGGTCCGGCGGGCGCCGACGACCGGCCCTGA
- a CDS encoding VOC family protein: MIRVAVTSVFVDDQEKAKSFYTDVLGFVLRHDVPLGGEDRWLTVVAADQPDGVELLLEPNGNPIAKTYQQGLREAGLPVIIMRTDDIQREHDRLTALGVHFTMPPTPTGPVLSAVFDDTCGNLISLQQPVG; this comes from the coding sequence GTGATCAGAGTGGCCGTGACCAGCGTCTTCGTCGACGACCAGGAGAAGGCGAAGAGTTTCTACACCGACGTGCTCGGCTTCGTCCTCCGGCACGACGTGCCGCTGGGCGGGGAAGACCGCTGGTTGACCGTGGTCGCCGCCGACCAGCCCGACGGGGTGGAACTGCTGCTGGAGCCGAACGGGAACCCGATCGCGAAGACCTACCAGCAGGGGCTGCGCGAGGCCGGCTTGCCCGTCATCATCATGCGTACCGACGACATCCAGCGGGAACACGACCGGCTCACCGCCCTCGGGGTGCACTTCACCATGCCGCCGACGCCGACCGGCCCGGTCCTCTCGGCGGTGTTCGACGACACCTGCGGCAACTTGATCAGCCTTCAGCAACCGGTCGGCTGA
- a CDS encoding DNA-binding protein: MSDADPFTPPHPAAARARRDFAALQRITERHADTAERRGRHTNPYLPEPYEAASLVLALAAGAAEPTPGEEGVDQADLMAALTLLPRVRADVDTLEAGLLELARARGLTWQAIAFGLGLGSAQAARQRFERVSGRADS; this comes from the coding sequence ATGAGCGACGCCGACCCCTTCACGCCCCCGCACCCCGCCGCCGCCCGTGCCCGACGGGACTTCGCCGCGCTCCAGCGGATCACCGAGCGGCACGCCGACACCGCCGAGCGCCGTGGGCGGCACACCAACCCGTACCTGCCCGAGCCGTACGAGGCGGCCAGCCTGGTCCTCGCCCTGGCGGCCGGCGCGGCCGAGCCGACCCCCGGCGAGGAGGGCGTCGACCAGGCCGACCTGATGGCCGCGCTGACCCTGCTCCCCCGGGTCCGCGCCGACGTCGACACGCTGGAGGCCGGTCTGCTCGAACTGGCCCGGGCCCGGGGACTCACTTGGCAGGCGATCGCCTTCGGCCTCGGCCTCGGCAGCGCGCAGGCCGCCCGGCAGCGCTTCGAACGGGTCTCCGGCCGCGCCGACAGCTGA
- a CDS encoding MmcQ/YjbR family DNA-binding protein has translation MTRAEMLAYCLAKPGAWEDRPWENDVVVKVGSKIFAFLGSEEGTTVGVKCGPNRDVADEWLHRYPDDARASAYIGRSGWNTLALGGTIDDDELTEAVDASYDMVVAKLPKRERPVLA, from the coding sequence ATGACCCGCGCCGAGATGCTGGCGTACTGCCTGGCGAAGCCGGGCGCCTGGGAGGACCGTCCCTGGGAGAACGACGTCGTGGTGAAGGTGGGCAGCAAGATCTTCGCCTTCCTCGGCAGCGAGGAGGGGACGACCGTCGGGGTGAAGTGCGGCCCGAACCGGGACGTCGCCGACGAGTGGCTGCACCGGTACCCGGACGACGCCCGCGCTTCCGCCTACATCGGCCGGTCCGGCTGGAACACCCTCGCCCTCGGCGGCACGATCGACGACGACGAGCTGACCGAGGCGGTCGACGCGTCGTACGACATGGTGGTGGCCAAGTTGCCCAAGCGCGAGCGTCCGGTCCTGGCCTGA
- the argH gene encoding argininosuccinate lyase: protein MGGVDDKSLTENSAATNRTSLWGGRFAGGPSEALARLSVSVQFDWRLAPYDIAGSRAHARVLAGAGLLDPEELGRILAALDDLEAACASGAFRPTVDDEDVHTALERGLLERLGTLGGKLRAGRSRNDQVATDLRLYLRDHARGVAARLVELAEALVEQAGRHVDTAAPGMTHLQHAQPVTFGHWLLAHVQPLLRDLERLRDWDHRTAVSPLGAGALAGSGLPLDPVAVSRELGFRTSFANSMDAVADRDFVAEFLFVTAMVGVHLSRLGEEVVLWTSQEFGWVELDDAFATGSSIMPQKKNADIAELARGKSGRLVGGLMSVLTMLKGLPMTYDRDMQEDKEPAFDAVDTLELLLPALAGMVSTMTVRVDRLVAAAPVGFSLATEVADWLVRRNVPFREAHEITGRLVALCVARDCALDEVSDADLATVSAHLDPSVRDVLSVRSALAARTTPGSTGPGPVADQLAAAADQLVGWREWAAETVVPR from the coding sequence ATGGGCGGGGTGGACGACAAGAGTCTGACCGAGAACAGCGCCGCGACCAACCGGACGAGCCTCTGGGGCGGCCGGTTCGCCGGTGGCCCGTCGGAGGCCCTGGCCCGGCTGTCGGTGAGCGTGCAGTTCGACTGGCGCCTGGCCCCGTACGACATCGCCGGCTCCCGGGCGCACGCCCGGGTGCTGGCCGGCGCCGGCCTGCTCGACCCGGAGGAACTGGGTCGGATCCTCGCCGCCCTGGACGACCTGGAGGCCGCCTGCGCCTCCGGGGCGTTCCGCCCCACCGTCGACGACGAGGACGTGCACACCGCCCTGGAACGGGGCCTGCTGGAACGGCTGGGCACCCTGGGCGGCAAGCTGCGCGCCGGCCGGTCCCGCAACGACCAGGTCGCCACCGACCTGCGGCTCTACCTGCGTGACCACGCCCGGGGCGTGGCCGCCCGGCTGGTCGAGCTGGCCGAGGCCCTGGTCGAGCAGGCCGGCCGGCACGTCGACACCGCCGCGCCCGGCATGACCCACCTCCAGCACGCCCAGCCGGTCACCTTCGGGCACTGGCTGCTGGCCCACGTGCAGCCGCTCCTGCGTGACCTGGAACGGCTACGCGACTGGGACCACCGCACGGCGGTCAGCCCGCTCGGCGCGGGCGCGCTCGCCGGTTCCGGCCTGCCGCTGGACCCGGTGGCCGTCTCCCGGGAGCTGGGCTTCCGCACGTCGTTCGCCAACTCGATGGACGCGGTCGCCGACCGGGACTTCGTCGCCGAGTTCCTCTTCGTCACCGCGATGGTCGGGGTGCACCTGTCCCGCCTCGGCGAGGAGGTGGTGCTCTGGACGTCGCAGGAGTTCGGCTGGGTCGAGCTGGACGACGCCTTCGCCACCGGTTCGTCGATCATGCCGCAGAAGAAGAACGCGGACATCGCCGAGCTGGCCCGGGGCAAGTCCGGTCGCCTGGTCGGCGGGCTGATGAGCGTGCTGACCATGCTCAAGGGCCTGCCGATGACCTACGACCGGGACATGCAGGAGGACAAGGAGCCGGCCTTCGACGCGGTCGACACCCTGGAACTGCTGCTGCCGGCCCTCGCCGGGATGGTCTCCACGATGACGGTACGGGTGGACCGGCTGGTCGCCGCCGCGCCGGTCGGCTTCTCGCTGGCCACCGAGGTGGCCGACTGGCTGGTCCGGCGGAACGTGCCGTTCCGCGAGGCGCACGAGATCACCGGCCGCCTTGTGGCGCTCTGCGTGGCCCGGGACTGCGCCCTCGACGAGGTCTCCGACGCTGACCTGGCGACGGTCAGCGCGCACCTCGACCCGTCGGTGCGGGATGTGCTCTCCGTCCGGTCGGCCCTCGCGGCCCGGACCACGCCCGGCTCGACCGGCCCCGGCCCGGTCGCCGACCAGCTCGCCGCCGCGGCCGACCAGCTCGTCGGCTGGCGGGAGTGGGCCGCCGAGACGGTCGTCCCCCGCTGA
- a CDS encoding argininosuccinate synthase — MTERVVLAYSGGLDTSVAIPYLAEQTGAEVIAVAVDVGQGGEDLDAIRQRALDCGAVESEVVDARDEFAAEYCLPAMRANALYMDRYPLVSALSRPLIVKHLVTAARKHGGTIVSHGCTGKGNDQVRFEVGLAALAPDLKIIAPARDFAWTRDKAIAFAEEKGLPIDVSAKSPYSIDQNLWGRAVETGFLEDIWNGPIEDLYSYTADPTEPRDADEVVITFDAGVPVAVDGETVTPYQAIAELNRRAGAQGVGRLDMVEDRLVGIKSREVYEAPGAIALIAAHQELEAVTVERDLARFKRGVDQRWGELVYDGLWFSPLKRALDAFIDDAQQQVSGEVRLTLHGGRATVTGRRSEASLYDFGLATYDTGDTFDQSLAKGFVQLWGLPSKMAAARDARLGGSGQ; from the coding sequence ATGACCGAGCGGGTCGTCCTGGCGTACTCCGGAGGGCTGGACACCTCCGTCGCCATTCCCTACCTGGCCGAGCAGACCGGCGCCGAGGTGATCGCGGTAGCGGTCGACGTCGGGCAGGGCGGCGAGGACCTCGACGCCATCCGGCAGCGCGCCCTGGACTGCGGCGCGGTGGAGTCCGAGGTGGTCGACGCGCGCGACGAGTTCGCCGCCGAGTACTGCCTGCCGGCGATGCGGGCCAACGCCCTCTACATGGACCGTTACCCGCTGGTGTCCGCGCTGAGCCGGCCGCTGATCGTCAAGCACCTGGTCACGGCGGCCCGCAAGCACGGCGGCACGATCGTCTCGCACGGCTGCACCGGCAAGGGCAACGACCAGGTCCGCTTCGAGGTCGGCCTGGCCGCGCTCGCCCCGGACCTGAAGATCATCGCCCCGGCCCGGGACTTCGCCTGGACCCGGGACAAGGCGATCGCCTTCGCCGAGGAGAAGGGCCTGCCGATCGACGTGTCGGCGAAGTCGCCGTACTCGATCGACCAGAACCTGTGGGGACGGGCGGTGGAGACCGGCTTCCTGGAGGACATCTGGAACGGCCCGATCGAGGACCTCTACTCCTACACCGCCGACCCGACCGAGCCGCGCGACGCCGACGAGGTGGTCATCACCTTCGACGCCGGTGTGCCGGTCGCCGTCGACGGCGAGACGGTCACCCCGTACCAGGCGATCGCGGAGCTGAACCGGCGGGCCGGCGCGCAGGGCGTCGGCCGGCTGGACATGGTCGAGGACCGGCTCGTCGGCATCAAGAGCCGCGAGGTGTACGAGGCCCCCGGCGCGATCGCCCTGATCGCCGCCCACCAGGAGCTGGAGGCGGTCACCGTCGAGCGGGACCTGGCCCGGTTCAAGCGCGGCGTGGACCAGCGCTGGGGCGAGCTGGTCTACGACGGCCTCTGGTTCTCCCCGCTCAAGCGGGCGCTGGACGCCTTCATCGACGACGCCCAGCAGCAGGTCTCCGGCGAGGTGCGGCTCACCCTGCACGGCGGCCGGGCCACCGTTACCGGTCGGCGCTCCGAGGCCAGCCTCTACGACTTCGGCCTGGCCACCTACGACACCGGCGACACCTTCGACCAGTCCCTCGCCAAGGGCTTCGTGCAGCTCTGGGGTCTGCCCAGCAAGATGGCCGCGGCCCGGGACGCCCGGTTGGGCGGCTCCGGACAGTGA
- a CDS encoding arginine repressor has translation MTAPLTRTARHARIVELIRDTAVHSQTELADRLAADGVQVTQATLSRDLKELGAVTVRGGDGRGVYLIPEDGHRPLRDAENAPARLIRLLRELLNGVDASGNIAVLRTPPGAAHYLASALDRAGLPEVVGTIAGDDTILVVAREGIGGAALGEKLSAWSRREENVEGSTTP, from the coding sequence ATGACCGCCCCGCTGACCCGTACCGCCCGCCACGCCCGCATCGTCGAGCTGATCCGGGACACGGCCGTCCACTCGCAGACCGAGCTGGCCGACCGGCTCGCCGCCGACGGCGTCCAGGTCACCCAGGCCACCCTGTCCCGGGACCTGAAGGAACTGGGCGCGGTGACGGTACGCGGCGGCGACGGCCGGGGCGTCTACCTGATCCCCGAGGACGGCCACCGGCCGCTGCGTGACGCCGAGAACGCGCCGGCCCGGCTGATCCGGCTGCTGCGCGAACTGCTCAACGGCGTGGACGCCAGCGGCAACATCGCCGTCCTGCGCACCCCACCGGGTGCGGCGCACTACCTGGCCAGCGCGCTCGACCGAGCGGGCCTGCCCGAGGTCGTCGGCACCATCGCCGGCGACGACACCATCCTCGTCGTGGCCCGCGAGGGCATCGGCGGGGCCGCGCTGGGCGAGAAGCTCAGCGCCTGGTCCCGTCGGGAAGAGAACGTTGAAGGGAGCACCACACCATGA